One Pseudoliparis swirei isolate HS2019 ecotype Mariana Trench chromosome 4, NWPU_hadal_v1, whole genome shotgun sequence genomic window carries:
- the LOC130192437 gene encoding pleckstrin homology domain-containing family F member 2-like: MGTMGNGLMFVQDNRKRIQAVESSFRPSGKPLLEPGRVLIGEGRLMKMSHRGPQPKVFFLFNDVLVYGSIILNRRWHKKQKIIPLEDSQIEDLEDGATMRNQWLIRTPRKSFYVAAASLEEKRAWIEHIEECRSSLLRSGVCRTGSNFANTWIPDRASAVCMRCPEKFTVRQRRHHCRKCGFVVCGACSKKRAVIRPIHPTKWLRVCATCHSGLSTTEAGEGPRAQGGSTEKIVSDEDVDGLIEEEDAEEQMEDHDPGKWMNPPIDPWSIYVYFKPEHSQPQT; the protein is encoded by the exons ATGGGCACCATGGGGAACGGGCTGATGTTTGTCCAGGATAACCGGAAACGCATCCAAGCCGTGGAGAGTTCGTTCAGGCCGTCGGGGAAGCCCCTGTTGGAGCCGGGTCGGGTCCTGATTGGAGAGGGCCGGCTGATGAAGATGAGCCACCGGGGGCCGCAGCCCAaagtcttcttcctcttcaacgACGTGCTGGTGTACGGCAGCATCATTCTGAACCGCCGCTGGCACAAGAAGCAGAAGATCATCCCTCTCG aggACAGCCAGATAGAGGACTTGGAGGACGGCGCAACGATGAGGAACCAGTGGCTGATCCGGACGCCGCGCAAGTCCTTTTACGTGGCAGCCGCCTCCTTAGAGGAGAAGCGCGCCTGGATCGAGCACATCGAGGAATGCCGGTCCAGTCTGCTGCGGAGCGGCGTCTGCCGGACCGGGTCCAACTTCGCCAACACCTGGATCCCCGACCGGGCGTCCGCGGTCTGCATGCGCTGCCCCGAAAAGTTCACCGTGAGGCAGCGTCGACACCACTGCCGGAAATGCGGCTTCGTGGTCTGCGGCGCGTGCTCCAAGAAGCGAGCCGTGATCCGACCCATTCACCCCACCAAGTGGCTGAGGGTCTGCGCCACGTGCCACTCCGGCCTCTCGACCACGGAGGCCGGAGAGGGGCCCCGCGCGCAGGGCGGCAGCACGGAGAAGATCGTCTCGGACGAAGACGTGGACGGATTGATTGAGGAAGAGGACGCCGAAGAGCAGATGGAGGACCACGACCCCGGCAAGTGGATGAACCCCCCGATCGACCCCTGGTCCATATATGTGTACTTCAAGCCAGAACACTCGCAGCCGCAGACATAA
- the LOC130192442 gene encoding ribonuclease P protein subunit p29-like produces the protein MDEALVRAKIPQDLVKVLGVKPRTQSKAEAFTRSFLRNSLQPNSRLDPRSVLSHKAVLLDYARPKKDKRKSKKAKGLNARQKRAMKIFQIKPEHQRYELFLPLHELWRQYVMDLCNGLKPTCSPQFVQQKLLKADFHGAIITVVRSKCPSYVGATGILVQEFKHIFKIITKEDKLKVIPKRNSVFAVEINGFVSHIYGNRFEQRASERSAKKFKVRGTIDL, from the exons ATGGACG AAGCACTTGTGCGAGCCAAAATTCCTCAGGATCTGGTGAAGGTTCTCGGTGTAAAG CCCCGGACCCAATCTAAAGCCGAGGCCTTCACCAGGTCGTTCCTGAGGAACAGCCTTCAGCCCAACTCGCGACTTGATCCGAGGAGCGTGCTGAGTCACAAGGCCGTGCTTCTGGACTACGCCAGGCCCAAGAAGGACAAGAGGAAGAGCAAGAAAGCCAAAGGACTGAACGCTCGGCAGAAGAGGGCGATGAAGATCTTCCAGATCAAGCCGGAGCACCAGAG ATACGAGCTTTTCCTGCCTCTGCATGAACTCTGGAGACAGTACGTCATGGACCTGTGCAACGGATTGAAACCAACATG CAGTCCACAGTTCGTGCAACAGAAGCTTCTGAAGGCAGACTTCCACGGTGCCATCATCACAG TGGTCCGCTCTAAATGCCCATCATATGTCGGCGCCACAGGGATTCTCGTCCAAGAGTTCAAACACATCTTCAAAATCATCACCAAAGAAGACAAGCTGAAAG TGATCCCCAAGAGGAACAGCGTGTTCGCGGTGGAGATCAACGGCTTCGTCTCGCACATCTACGGGAACCGGTTTGAGCAGCGAGCCAGCGAGCGCTCGGCCAAGAAGTTCAAAGTGAGAGGAACCATCGACTTGTGA
- the LOC130192685 gene encoding two pore channel protein 2-like, with protein sequence MHSDLCGEGQVQSKASHGEWVGVFFTLSLQVVYYVYAVFGIWLFEGVIKPPPEMSGISNTSMENITSNFSMQCGTYEQLEYWPNNFDDFAAAIILLYNVMIVNNWQAFLEVYSRHTTGWSKIYFVCWWLTSSVMWVNLFVAVILENFIYKWDRSHSCSVTEVERIRYETSVQFMFREQIKEPTEEELLYQLNQHPHLHLHW encoded by the exons ATGCACTCCGACCTGTGTGGCGAGGGTCAGGTCCAGTCC AAAGCCTCACATGGGGAATGGGTTGGTGTCTTCTTCACGCTCTCTCTGCAGGTGGTGTACTACGTGTATGCCGTGTTTGGGATCTGGCTGTTTGAGGGAGTCATCAAACCTCCTCCAGAGATGAG TGGGATCTCCAATACCTCCATGGAGAACATCACCTCTAACTTCAGCATGCAGTGTGGCACCTATGAGCAGCTGGAATACTGGCCAAACAACTTCGATGACTTCGCT gcaGCCATCATTTTGCTGTACAATGTCATGATAGTCAACAACTGGCAGGCCTTCCTAGAAGTATacagcagacacacaacagG gtgGTCGAAGATCTACTTTGTGTGTTGGTGGCTCACCTCCTCTGTCATGTGGGTCAACTTGTTTGTGGCAGTCATTTTAGAG AACTTCATCTACAAGTGGGACCGGAGTCACAGCTGCTCCGTCACCGAAGTGGAGAGGATCAGATATGAAACCTCTGTTCAGTTCATGTTCAG agaGCAAATCAAGGAGCCAACCGAAGAGGAATTACTATATCAATTAAACCAACACCCCCACTTACACCTAcactggtga